A single Oncorhynchus tshawytscha isolate Ot180627B linkage group LG01, Otsh_v2.0, whole genome shotgun sequence DNA region contains:
- the tet1 gene encoding methylcytosine dioxygenase TET1 isoform X2 translates to MVKETYTAEEECHIPPTHPQTHPRTHPPHAHTLTPILDGRPAVLIKREPGLEDTNDALLLQHHYSSSFHNGADENLSKTNGAPVSPDSQKTTRQLESQRTTKTTYPKGSSEPNDALPDDTMTVPLKKIKLEESWVWSTEQSSTLLGGNDDDVYVDALSTLAAVVCFSITDRKGLEDKLFSSRSPVLQSLKTEPEDFKVDLLLRSTPISPRKALDIIVKREQPSPDLSLPSIQSLVQERNISNDQAIAIEALTLLASIPQNPPEPFRMDAHGQNPTTSSMHLSSRNTSLQDVKPPTGFLPNKVLVISSPLHQTSVIRSPLHQTSVIRSPVARQSLVIQCHSRSPAATGKLSLQDLLEASSDCGRLPYDSTERAGQHLYRRADQDLGSHHNRSEGTFREGKDMERNSKETTERTVGKSGRNRDEEEVAAQLAELAFIIQSRHKQQGFQPSQHSENNPPRGTPVSAIKYNYNSQHAPPNNKKIPVRKPSSTPSKPRKKKGIEGVEEEGYNPNNKIPMSKRTPNGKTPNRARVQKVLPQPKTLSLSHKRSLFLPQTQMDLKRYLAEAQEEQRQLFYYSNSHSGVKYHKTSGAVIRGQGYGHDNQQWSHLNGHHNGPLNGHLDPLQGQGVGQGHECERRLYSQVSQPYVWQQHGANLKASSTNPSFTSLDSNNHRTGLNHSLPNGYSSGGQRQGYYKVEKSGPVTILSTSTDGALDLSEELMPTKHNVNSFLESPLIFLDTPTKNLLNTPSKKLSEIPSCGCMEQIIEKEEGPYYTHLGAGPSVSAVREMMENRYGEKGKAVRLEVVVYTGKEGRSSQGCPIAKWVIRRGSEEEKLLCLVRHRAGHRCESAVVVILILAWEGIPRGVADSLYQELTQTLCKYGSPTSRRCALNEDRTCACQGLDPDTCGASFSFGCSWSMYFNGCKFARSKIPRKYRLLGDMPQEEEKLENRLQNLATDLGPVYQRLAPEAFQNQVDQEQAGQDCRLGRRAGRPFSGVTACVDFCAHAHKDTHNMNNGSTVVCTLTKEDNRAVRNVPEDEQLHVLPLYKISQRDEFGSANGQWAKIQTGALQVLSAFPREVRLLAEPVKSARKRKQEAKLKAQADKQAAAQDRKPGQSPLTLGKVKTANKGLKSASSADQSPMFKKEPQSFSSYRPGNVGAYVPDSNSPSAYNHSTPTYPTPPGRSTPGMESLSPHCPGLPAPQYRGPPGTQSNGSPFHYKTMEEAVAVNGYSPGLSRKQLVDPDTCRTPPGMPRSGDYSPRIFKTEPNKVHCSPLLRPPHSHSTPPPSSSTHTHPEGLHSRLNGLLRAKAELGVKDGVRGHVGHVIPHSAPHPPHQAPSPLFPKPKEVKQEQEEVWSDSEHNFLDSDIGGVAVAPSHGSILIECARRELHATTPILRPDRSHPTRISLVFYQHKSLNEPDHGLHMWEAKKARREREREEEAERLGMGLDLEEVSPVKGKRGNGASSESVEPEEEVEEEGPEEKKGVLTVPTRKAVTVPRDGVVTVSPYALTQVTGPYNRWT, encoded by the exons ATGGTAAAGGAAACCTATACGGCAGAGGAGGAGTGTCACATACCTCCcacacacccccagacacaccctCGCACACACCCTCCCCACGCCCACACTCTCACCCCAATCCTAGATGGCCGACCAGCAGTACTTATCAAGAGAGAGCCTGGCCTGGAGGACACCAACGATGCACTTCTTCTGCAACACCACTACTCTTCATCTTTTCACAATGGTGCTGACGAAAACCTGTCTAAAACCAACGGTGCTCCAGTGTCACCAGATTCCCAAAAGACTACAAGACAATTAGAGTCCCAAAGGACTACAAAAACCACATACCCCAAAGGCAGCTCTGAGCCCAATGATGCACTTCCGGATGACACCATGACCGTTCCTCTGAAGAAGATAAAGTTGGAGGAGTCGTGGGTGTGGTCTACGGAGCAGTCCTCCACCCTACTAGGGGGCAATGATGACGATGTCTATGTGGACGCTCTGTCCACACTAGCAGCAGTTGTGTGTTTCTCTATCACAGATAGGAAGGGGCTGGAGGACAAGCTGTTTAGCTCCCGTTCCCCGGTGCTACAATCGTTAAAAACAGAGCCGGAGGACTTTAAGGTAGACCTACTCCTGAGAAGCACTCCCATCAGTCCACGGAAAGCTCTTGACATTATTGTCAAACGAGAACAACCCTCTCCAGATCTCTCTCTGCCAAGCATCCAGTCGTTGGTGCAAGAGAGGAATATTAGCAATGACCAAGCTATTGCTATCGAGGCGCTAACCTTACTGGCATCTATCCCCCAAAACCCCCCAGAACCCTTTAGAATGGACGCACATGGTCAAAACCCCACCACATCTTCCATGCACTTATCCAGTAGAAACACCTCTCTCCAGGATGTCAAACCCCCTACAGGTTTCCTCCCCAACAAAGTTCTAGTCATCAGCTCCCCCCTGCACCAGACCTCAGTCATACGCTCCCCTCTGCACCAGACCTCAGTCATCAGGTCCCCGGTGGCCAGACAGAGTCTTGTCATCCAGTGTCATTCCCGTAGTCCCGCAGCCACTGGCAAGCTGTCCCTACAGGACCTGCTAGAAGCCAGCTCGGACTGTGGCAGACTTCCCTACGACAGCACGGAGAGAGCAGgacaacacctgtacaggagagcAGACCAAGACCTTGGTTCTCACCATAACAGGTCCGAAGGCACTTTCAGAGAGGGGAAAGACATGGAGAGGAATAGTAAGGAAACAACAGAGAGGACGGTGGGTAAGAGCGGGAGGAACAGGGATGAGGAAGAGGTGGCGGCTCAACTGGCCGAGTTGGCATTCATCATCCAATCACGTCACAAGCAGCAGGGTTTCCAACCCTCCCAGCACTCTGAGAACAACCCTCCCAGAGGAACGCCAGTCTCGGCCATCAAGTACAActacaattcccagcatgcaccaccCAACAACAAGAAAATCCCTGTGAGGAAACCAAGTTCCACACCTTCCAAACCTAGGAAGAAGAAGGGGATAGAAGGGGTTGAAGAGGAGGGCTACAACCCCAACAACAAGATCCCCATGTCCAAAAGGACACCCAACGGCAAGACCCCCAACAGAGCCAGGGTCCAGAAGGTTCTGCCCCAGCCGAAGACATTGTCGCTCAGCCACAAGAGGAGCCTGTTCCTGCCTCAGACTCAAATGGATCTAAAGAGATACCTGGCTGAGGCTCAGGAGGAACAACGGCAGCTCTTTTACTACAGCAACAGCCACAGTGGGGTCAAATACCACAAAACCTCTGGAGCCGTCATTCGTGGTCAAGGTTATGGTCATGACAACCAACAGTGGTCGCATTTGAACGGTCACCACAATGGTCCTCTGAACGGTCACCTGGACCCTTTACAAGGACAAGGAGTTGGACAAGGACATGAGTGTGAAAGACGATTGTATTCTCAGGTATCGCAGCCCTACGTTTGGCAGCAGCACGGTGCTAACCTAAAGGCTAGCTCCACCAACCCCAGTTTCACCAGTTTAGACTCTAACAACCACAGAACTGGGTTGAACCATAGTTTACCCAACGGCTACTCCTCTGGGGGTCAACGGCAGGGGTATTACAAGGTGGAGAAGTCTGGTCCGGTCACCATCTTGTCCACGTCAACTGATGGCGCTTTGGACCTATCAGAGGAGTTGATGCCAACCAAACACAACGTAAACAGCTTCCTGGAATCGCCCCTCATATTTCTGGACACGCCCACTAAGAACCTGCTCAACACCCCCTCTAAGAAACTCTCTGAGATCCCCTCCTGTGGCTGCATGG agcaaatcatagagaaggaggagggtcCGTACTACACTCATCTTGGTGCTGGACCCAGTGTGTCAGCCGtcagagagatgatggagaacaG GtatggagagaaagggaaggcaGTAAGGCTGGAGGTGGTGGTGTACACTGGGAAAGAAGGACGCAGTTCCCAGGGTTGTCCCATCGCCAAGTGG gtgATCCGTCgggggagtgaggaggagaagctGCTGTGTCTGGTGAGACACCGAGCAGGGCACCGCTGTGAGAGTGCCGTGGTGGTGATCCTCATCCTGGCATGGGAGGGCATCCCCCGGGGCGTGGCAGACAGTCTGTACCAAGAACTCACTCAGACCCTCTGTAAATACGGCTCCCCCACCAGTCGACGCTGCGCCCTCAACGAGGA tcGGACGTGTGCGTGCCAGGGTTTGGACCCAGACACTTGTGGCGCCTCGTTCTCCTTCGGCTGCTCCTGGAGTATGTACTTCAACGGCTGCAAGTTCGCCCGCAGCAAGATCCCCCGAAAGTACCGCCTGCTGGGAGATATGCCACAGGAG GAGGAGAAGCTGGAGAATCGGCTGCAGAACCTGGCTACAGACCTGGGTCCTGTCTACCAGAGACTGGCCCCGGAGGCTTTCCAAAACCAGGTGGATCAGGAGCAGGCGGGCCAGGACTGCAGGCTGGGTCGGAGGGCGGGCCGACCTTTCTCCGGGGTCACGGCGTGTGTGGATTTCTGTGCCCAcgctcacaaagacacacacaacatGAACAATGGCAGCACTGTG GTTTGCACTTTAACCAAGGAGGACAACCGTGCGGTGCGTAACGTCCCTGAGGACGAACAGCTCCACGTCCTGCCCCTTTATAAGATCTCACAGAGGGATGAGTTTGGCAGTGCCAATGGCCAGTGGGCCAAGATCCAGACTGGGGCCCTGCAGGTGCTCTCAGCCTTCCCCAGAGAG GTGCGTCTGCTGGCTGAGCCGGTGAAATCAGCCCGTAAGAGGAAGCAGGAGGCCAAGCTGAAGGCCCAGGCTGACAAACAAGCTGCAGCTCAGGACAGGAAGCCTGGACAGAGTCCACTAACCCTGGGCAAGGTCAAGACTGCAAACAAAG GTTTGAAAAGTGCTTCTTCAGCAGATCAGTCCCCCATGTTCAAAAAAGAGCCTCAGTCCTTCAGCTCTTACAGACCAGGAAATGTGGGTGCGTATGTACCAGACTCTAACTCCCCTAGCGCTTACAACCACAGCACCCCCACATACCCCACTCCTCCTGGAAGATCAACACCAGGGATGGAGTCTCTTTCCCCCCATTGCCCCGGCCTGCCTGCCCCCCAGTACAGAGGGCCACCAGGGACCCAGAGCAATGGTTCCCCATTCCATTACAAGACAATGGAAGAGGCTGTGGCTGTGAATGGTTACTCCCCAGGACTCAGCAGAAAGCAGCTGGTGGACCCTGACACATGTCGGACCCCCCCAGGAATGCCCCGGAGTGGCGACTACTCCCCCAGGATTTTTAAAACGGAGCCAAACAAGGTGCACTGCTCCCCTCTCCTCAGACCCCCTCACAGCCACagcactcctcctccctcctcctccacccacacccacccagaGGGCCTCCACAGCAGACTCAATGGTCTCCTCAGGGCGAAGGCAGAGCTGGGAGTCAAGGACGGGGTTAGAGGTCATGTAGGTCATGTTATTCCTCACAGTGCCCCCCATCCTCCTCATCAggccccttcccctctcttccccaaaCCAAAAGAGGTCaaacaggaacaggaagaggTGTGGTCGGACAGCGAGCACAACTTCCTGGACAGTGATATCGGCGGGGTGGCGGTGGCTCCCTCCCACGGTTCCATCCTGATCGAATGCGCCCGCCGAGAGCTCCATGCCACCACACCCATCCTCCGGCCCGACCGCAGCCACCCCACCCGCATCTCCCTGGTCTTCTACCAGCACAAGTCCCTCAATGAGCCCGACCACGGCCTGCACATGTGGGAGGCCAAGAAGGCccggagggagcgggagagagaggaggaggctgaGAGGCTGGGGATGGGCCTAGACCTGGAAGAGGTTAGCCCGGTcaaggggaagagggggaatgGGGCCAGCAGTGAGAGTGTGGAGcctgaggaggaggtagaggaggagggccCGGAGGAGAAGAAGGGTGTGTTGACAGTTCCTACCCGGAAGGCGGTGACTGTCCCGCGGGATGGGGTGGTCACTGTTTCCCCTTATGCTCTGACACAGGTCACAGGCCCTTACAACCGCTGGACATGA